Part of the Bryobacteraceae bacterium genome is shown below.
GGTGGACAAGGCCAAGGCCGGCCTCGCGGCTGCCTGAGCGACGCCATGGACGCCGATACCCTGGCTCTGCTCGAGGAGAAAATCCAGCGGGCGATCGAGACGGTGGCGCAGCTCCGCAAGGAGCGCGACGCGGCACTGGCCACGGCCGGCGGCCTCAACGCCGCCGAGACCCGGATCGCTGAGTTGACCAAGGAACTGGACGATGTCCGCGCTGAGCGCGACTCGTTGAAAGCGGAGCGGGAGTCCGTGAAAGACCGGCTCCAGAAGCTCCTGGGCCACATCGATCGCCTGAACGCCGGCTCCTGATCGCGGCGGATCGGGTATTCTGCAAGAGATGGAAACCGAATCGGGCGAACGGAAGCAAGTCCGCGTCACGATCCTCAACCAAAGCTTCACGCTGGTGACGCAGGGCGATCCGAACGAGATGATCGACCTCGCCAATCACGTGGACGATCTCATGAACACGATCGCCAGGAAGTCGCCGAACCTCGATTCGACTCGCGTGGCCGTCTTCGCTTGTCTGCAACTGGCGGATCAATTGCGGAGCCGGGCAGCGGAGATGGATTCGAGAGTGCGCCAGTTGGGTTCGCTGCTTGACGACGCTCTCGGCGCTGAAGACGCAGCCTTGCCCGAATAGACGGATACCAGCCGCGGCGCCTTTTCCCGGAAAGGCGGCGTCAGGGAATCGTGACCGTACCCAATGCTCTCCAGCCGGTGGAGTTGCCCTGGGTGTCGCGAGCGGCCAGGTACACCACGCGATCTCCGGAAAACAAGCCCGAAAAAGTAAACTGCAGCGTGAGCGAAAGCGAATTGGCGTCGCCGGACACCGTGGAGCCGGAGGCTGAAATCGCGCACTGAGAGTTGGCGGCTGCGCCGGAGCCGGG
Proteins encoded:
- a CDS encoding cell division protein ZapA encodes the protein METESGERKQVRVTILNQSFTLVTQGDPNEMIDLANHVDDLMNTIARKSPNLDSTRVAVFACLQLADQLRSRAAEMDSRVRQLGSLLDDALGAEDAALPE
- a CDS encoding cell division protein ZapB, which produces MDADTLALLEEKIQRAIETVAQLRKERDAALATAGGLNAAETRIAELTKELDDVRAERDSLKAERESVKDRLQKLLGHIDRLNAGS